GAGCACGACGTCGTCGTCGAGGAGATCTCGCCCACGGGCACGAATGTGGTCACCGGATCGCCGTTGCTCCGGTGGTGGCCGCGCTCGGGCGAACCGACGCGTGCCGACGCCGGCCTCGACTCTCGTCTTCGCGATCAGTTCAGCCTGTCGTACGAGCCCACTCCCTCGCAGGATGTGAGCTTCGGTCTCCGTCAGATCACCGACGTCGCGATGAAGGCCCTGTCCCCCGGAGTCAACGACCCGACGACGGCTGAGTACGCGGTGGGGCATCTGGCCGACCTGCTCGCCGACATCGCCGCCCGTGGTCCTTTGCCGGCATCCTTCACGGATGACGAAGGCACCGCGCGTCTCGTCCCCGCACAGCCTTCGTTCGAATCGCTCGTCGCGTTGAGCCTCGGTCGCGTCCGACACTATGGAGCCGGAGACCCGCTCGTCAGCGGCCGTCTGCTGCGCGCCTATGGCGAGGTCGGCCGTCGAACCGTGGATCAGGGCCAGCGGGAGGTCTTGCGATCAGAGCTCGCGCGCACGCTGCGCGCGATCGACACGCACGCCGCCGACGACACCGACATCCGGGCTGCCCGGCACGTCGCAGACGAGGTGCGGACGACCCTGGGCTGACCCCCAGGTCAGGCGCCTGGGTGTGTCAGACGCCGATACCGCGATCTGCCATGAAATAGATGGGGTTCACCGTGGCACCGTTGACGTAGCACTCGAAGTGGAGGTGGCAGCCGAACGATCGCCCGGTGTTGCCCTCGGCGCCGATGAGCTGGCCGGCATTGACCCACTGGCCGTAACCGACGTAAATCGAACTCAGATGCGCGTATCCGGTAGCGATGCCACCGCCGTGGTCGATGCGGATGAAGTTGCCGTAGCCGCCGTTCCAGCCGGAGTACGTGACGCGCCCAGCGGATGCGGCGAAGATGCCCGCGCCACATCCGGCGGCAAGGTCGACACCGTAGTGGAAGGAGCTCGAGCATCCCTGGGATCCGCATTGGGATGCTCGCGCGCCGTACCCGGAGGACCGCCAGCCGGACGAGGGACGAGCCCAGCCGGTTCCGACGACGCCGCCGCCGTTTCCTCCGCTGCCGCCTCCGCCTCCGCCTCCGCCTCCACCGCCGCCACCGCCGCCACCGCCACCGCCGCTGTTCTGCTGGGCTTCGCGACGCTTGCGCTCCTCCTCAGCGAGGCGGGCAGCCTCGGCCGCGCGGGCGCGGGCCTCTTCCTCTTCGCGGCGTCGGCGCTCTTCTTCGGCCTTGCGACGGGCCTCGACGCCGGCCTGGTAGTCGGCGATCGTCTTGGCGGTCGTGTCGCGGAGGGCCGCCAGCTGGGCCTCGAGCTCGACGCGGTGCGTCTGCTGCGCAGCGAGTGCCGCCTCAGCGGCGGCGGCCGCCTCCTGCGCGGCCACCATCTTCTGCTCCGCCTCTTTCTGCAGGCGGTCGCGCTCTGCGCGCTGCACGGCAGCCTGGTCGCTGAGACTCTGCGCTGAGTCGCGAGCGGTGATCGCCTCGGCGTAGGCCCCACGGTTGCGCTCGACGAGCTTGTCCATCGTGCCGAGCTTGGCGAGCAGGTCATCGGCCGTGGCGGCGGAGCCGGCGAAGAACAGCTCGAGCGAGGTGTCGTCTCCGCCGTTCCGGTAGAGCTCGGCGGCGACGCGGCCGGCCTTGTTGGCCGCATCCGTGGCCTTCACGGCCTGCTCGTCCGCCTGTCGCTGCAGTTCGTCAGCGCGGTAGGCGGCCTCGAAGAAGGCCTGCTGCGCCTCGTAGTACTCGTCGCCGGCCCGGACCGCTTCGGCCTGCTTGGCGGCGACATCCGCGGCGAGACCGGCGATGAGGCCTTCGATGCGGGTGATCTCGGCGGCCTTGGCACCCTCGTTCTGCTTGGCGCGCTCGACGTCGTCCCATGTCGGGTAGTCGACGGCGAAGGCCGGAGCGAGGGTCGGACCCGCCAACGCGCTCGCCGCAGCGAGGCCGACGATTCCGAGACCGAGGAGGCCGCGACGACTGAGGTCGGGCCAGAGCATCGCCTTCTCGCGCGCCGTGGGCGCACAGCCGCAGTCGTCATGCATCGCGTCGGAGTCCACAGGCCCTCTCCTTCGCACACAGGCAGAAGTAGACGTGCATCACATTAGCAACATCAGTCACAATCGCAACGGTGATCACCGGAATCGTGCTCCTCGATTCCGGTGCGACCGTCCGCCCAGTGTCGTCGCGAACCCCGCTTCTCACCTGCGCGACGCGCGGGGCGACACCGCATCGGAGAGCTCGATTGGCGCAAGCGCCGGGGATTGCGTATGCTTGGGCGTCGGCGAGTGAGCCTCCGGGTTCGTTCATCCGGCCCCATCGTTTAGCGGCCTAGGACGCCGCCCTTTCACGGCGGTAGCACGGGTTCGAATCCCGTTGGGGTCACTCCGTAAGGCACAATTGAATAAGCATGGCCCTGTAGCGCAGTTGGTTAGCGTGCCGCCCTGTCACGGCGGAGGTCGCGGGTTCAAGTCCCGTCAGGGTCGCTCCAAGCGGCGGGCCTTCTTTCGAGAGGGCCCTTCGTCTAGGACGTGGCATCGCGTCGTTCGCGATACGGATGCCGCGCGGCTCTGTAGCTCAGTTGGTAGAGCGCACGACTGAAAATCGTGAGGTCACGGGATCGACGCCCGTCGGAGCCACTGGGACCCTCGTGTGGCTTCTACGCACGGGGGTTTCTTCATTCCCCCTCACGGGCCACCGCGGTCGCAGAATCGCACGGATGTCGCAGACGACCGCCGCTCCGCTGCGACTTCGACAGTTTTCTGCGACGCCGCGGCACGACATGACGCATAATCCTGGTAGCGCGTCCCTGACCCGAACGGTTCCCCATGCCCTTCCGCAACGCCGCCACCCTCCAGGCATGGTTGGAGGAGTTCCTCGCCTCCGGCGACCACGCCGGCTTCGCGGGCACGGTGCGCGTGATCCCGCAGGACGGGGCCGACGGAGCAGACACCGGGCTCGTCGGGGTGAAGTTCGAGCGACTTTCCACGACGACCGCGATCCGACCCGAGCAACCCGGCTCGGCGCGCTGGCTGGTGAGCTTCGAACCGCGCGACACTCCTGTGTCGATGCCCCCCGAACAGGTGAGCGCCCTCGCCGAGGATCTCACCTACGTCGCGCGACTCTGCCGATTCCTCGAGCAGAAGTCAGCGCAATACCTCGAGGGCGACCAGCCCTAACCTGACGGCCGCGGTCTCAGCGTGAGGTGACCGCGGCGGTGAGGTCTTCGAGGAGCGTCGACAGCTCCTCGACATGCGCCACGTCGCGAAGCGCCACCGCCTCGTCGAAGTCGTCGTCGAAGCGGCAGAGCGACGACCACGGGGCATCCGAGAGATCGATGGCGGGATTGATCCGGATGACGCGGCGATCGTCCGGGTCGTAGTCGCGGGTCGCGACGCCGCGCTCGACCAGTCGGTCGATGAGGGCCGTGGCCCCCGCAGCGGTGATGCCGAGGTATGCCGCGATGTCGGCTGCGCGAACGCCCGGGCGCTCGCAGATGAACATCAGTGCGCGCGCATCGCCGTCGCCCATGTTGAGATCGCGACGGGCCTGCGAGAAAGCGGCGGAGCGCGCGTCGGCATACCCGGAAAGGGCCCGGCGCAGAGCGGATGGCTGTCGTGCGATCGTCATCGCCTCCATCCTGTTACCCACACTCGTGCGGTGTGGCTCACACCCTGAGTATTACACTGATTTAACTAAATCGGTGAATCATTGTGTTAGCGTTGCCCTGTTGCCACTGGCTCGCTCCCGGTGTCGATACCTCGATCCCAAACGCTGGGTGGGCCTGGCGAAGGAGTGGACCATGGGTTACTTGTATTACGGCAGCGACACACAGGCCATCTCGATGCCTGACCGCATGCTCGCGCACGTGAAGGTGCTGGCGGCGACGAAGCTCCGACGGAACGAATCCTTCACGATCACGTGGCGCCATACCGACGACGAAGCTCCGGGGCGTACGACGCTCTGGCTGCATCCGGCGATCCCGCTGCGCTTCACCTTCAGCACGGTCGACGCCGAGAAGATCGACGGGCCTCTCCTGCAGCGGCTCGCAGCCGAAGCCAGTTCTTCCGGCGGCCTCAATCTCGACGCACGCATGTTCGCCACGAGCCCCGAGCCCGAGCCGCAGCCCGCGCTGACCCTCGCCGCCGCCGTCTGACAGGTCGTCACGCGGTTCTCATCCGCCGCCCCGACCCCTTCCACGCCGCCGTAGGCTGACGGCATGGAGGACGGTCCGCGACGGGGCGCCGCGCCGCTCGACGCCGGCGAGGCGGAGGAACTCCGCTCACTCCGCCGGCGCGCCTTCAGCCCCGACGCCGACATCCATCTCGACGCGGCAGCGTCAGCACGCCTCGACGAACTCGAGGCACGTGCCCTGCCGAGCCCCCCTCCTCCCCCGCCCGCACCGCCGCCGGCGTCGCCGGCCGGCCCGGGCGCCGCGGCGCGGCATCCCTCCGCAACGGGCGCGGCCACCGACATCCTGCTGATTCCCGCCGATGAGGATGACGCCGATCCGGCCGCCACCGCGGGAGACGACGTCGAGCCGCGGCGCGTGCGGCGACCCCGGCCGGCCGCGACCTGGGCGGCCTCGCTCGTGGGCGCCCTCGTCATCGGGGCGGGCATCACGGCGGGGGTGATGGGCGCCGCCGCCGACAGCGGCGGCATCCGCCAGGTCGCGACCCTGAACGTCGACGAGGAGTTCCAGGCGCCGATGTTCATGGATCCTGAAGCCTCCTCGGTCCGAGGCTTCGAGGACTTCTACGGCATGGTCGTCATGGCAAGCGACCAGAAGTGGCTCGGGCCGGGATCGGACCAGTGTCTCGTCATCACTGCGGGCGGCGACATCAGCTACCAGTCGCAGGCGTTCCAGGGACGGCTGTTCGTCGGGTGCGGCGCGGGCGAGTTCCCCGCCTCGGCGCAATTCACCGTGTCGCCGGGTCTTCCCCGCGACCTCATCGCGGCGTTCCCGGTCGGCACCCCGCTCCAATTCGTGCTCGACGGGTCGCGGGTCGGGGTGTTCGTCGGGCAGGAGACGACCGTCGAAGCGAGCGGAGCCGGCCGATGACCCTCGACGCCACCCGCGAAGAGCTCCGACGCCTCCGAGAACGCGCGTGGGGTCCCGACGCCGATCTCGCCCACGATCCGGCCGCCGTCGAACGACTGCGTGCGCTCGAGTCCGCCCTCCGGAGGAACAACGAGCGGACGGATGACGCGGGCCCGCCGACGCACGGATCCGCACCGCCCGCGGCCGAGGCCGCCCCGGCGCCCGCCGCCCCCGCCCCCGTACCCGCCGCACCCGGCGCACCCGGAGCGCCCGGCGCACCCGGAGCGCCCGAGGCGAGCGGGGCGCCCGAGCGGCCCGGCACGTCCGGCTCGACGTCCGAGAACCGGCCCTCGACCGATGCCGACGAGCCCGCGGCATCCCCCCTCCCCCCGGCCGACGAGCGACCGCCGCTTCGCGCCTGGTTCCCCCGGCGACGCGCGCCCTGGGCCGCCTCGCTCATCGCGGCGGCGGCGATCGGCGCCGTCATCGTCGTCGCCGGCGCGACCACCGTCGAGCGCACCGGCGGCGGTCAGCAGGTCGGCACCCTCGCCCGAGACCCCGGCTTCACTCCGCCGGACTTCCTCGGCATTCCGGCGGACTCGCTGCGGGGCTTCGACGAGTTCTACGGCCTCACCGTGTTCAGCAGCAACGAGGAGTGGATCGGCGGCGGCACCGACGAATGCCTCCTGGTGGTCGGCGACGGCGGCGGCGAGGCGCAGCGGCAGGTCTTCCTCGGCTGCGGCGTGGGCGCCTTCGCCGCATCGGTGTCGTTCCGGGTGCAGCCGAGGATGCCCGCCGCCCTTCTCGAGCGCTTCCCGGAAGGAACGCCGCTGAAGTTCGTGCGTCAGGGCTCCGACGTGCGGGTGCTCGCGGGCGACGCGCCCTGACCACCGAGCGGGCGGACCTCTCCGCTCGTTCGGCGCGCCCCCAGGCGGCGGCCGATGATGCCCTGCCGCGGGGCGAAGAGGTAGGCGAGCGTGAAGAACGCCCCCTGCACGAGGACGACGAGCCCCCCGGATGCCGCGTCGAACCAGTAGCTCAGGTAGATGCCGATGACCGACGCGGCCGCCGAGACGACCGGGGCGATCACGAGCATGCGACCGAACCGGTCGGTGAGGAGGTAGGCCGTCGCGCCGGGGATGATGAGCATCGCCACGACGAGGATCACGCCCACCACCTGCAGTGCGACGACCGCGGTGAGCGCGAGCACCCCGAGAAGGAGGGCGCCGAGAACCCGCGGCGACAGTCCGATCGCGAAGGCGTGCGTCGGGTCGAAGGCGTAGAGCGTCAGGTCGCGGCGCTTGACGATGAGCACCGCGAACGCGACGACGGCGAGGATCAGGATCTGCACGAACTCGGCATCGGAGATCCCGAGGATGTTGCCGAAGATGATGTGGCTGAGATCGGTCTGGCTGGGTGTGACCGAGATCAGCACGAGCCCCAGGGCGAAGAGGGTGGTGAAGACGATGCCGATCGCGGCATCCTCTTTGACACGACTGGTGCCGCGGATGAGTCCGATGAGCGCGACGGCGAGGAGGCCGAATACCAGCGCCCCGAGGGCGAAGGGCGCCCCCACGACGTAGGCGAGCACCACACCCGGCAGCACCGCGTGCGAGACCGCGTCGCCCATGAGCGACCAGCCCACGAGCACCAGCCAGCACGACAGCAGCGCGCACACGATCGCAGCGACGACGGTGGTGGCCAGCGCGCGCACCATGAAGTCGTACTGCAGGGGCTCGAGGAGGATGTCGATCGGGGTCACGGGGTGTCCTCCTCCGCGCGGGGCCACCGCTGTGCGGGCTGCTCCTCGAGCCCGAAAGCACGCGCCAGGGTCGCGGGTTCGAGGGCCTGCGCGACCGGCCCGTGGAAGAGCACGCGATTCATCAGCAGCACGGCCTCGTCAGCGAGATCGGGAAGCGCGTGCAGGTCGTGGGTGGAGACCAGGACGGTCCGGCCCGCCCCCGCGAGGTCGCGGAGGAGACCGACGATGGTCGCCTCCGAGCGCTTGTCGACGCCGGCGAAGGGTTCGTCCAGAAGCAGGATGCCGGCATCCTGCGCGATCGCCCGAGCGACGAACGCGCGCTTTCGCTGACCGCCCGAGAGGCGACCGATCTGCCGGTCGGCGAGCCCGTCGAGCTCGACGCGCGCGAGCGCCTCGTCGACCGCGCGGCGGTCGGCGGCGCCCGGGCGGCGCATCGGGCCGAGTCGGCCGTAACGGCCCATCATGACCACGTCGCGCACCGAGACCGGGAAGGTCCAGTCGACCGCCTCCGACTGCGGGACGTAGCCGACGAGCCCGCGACGGCGGGCCGGCGCCGGGTCGGCGCCGTCGATGCGCACCGTGCCGCGGTCGGGCCGCAGGCGCCCCACGATCACAGCGAACAGGGTCGACTTCCCCGACCCGTTCATCCCGATGAGGCCGGTGACGCGGCCGGCGGCGACCTCGAGCGAGACGTCGCGGAGCGCGACGACGTCGCCGTAGCGGACGGTGACATCCGAGACCTCGATGGGGTGCGTCATCCGCTCTCCCCTCGAAGCCCCGCGGCGACCAGCTCGGCGTCGTGGCGGAGGAGATCGAGGTAGGTCGGCACGGGGCCGTCGGGTTCGGAGAGGGAGTCGACGTAGAGGGTGCCGCCGAAGGCGGCGTCCGTCGCCTCGACGACCTGCTGCATCGGACGATCCGACACCGTGGACTCGCAGAAGACCGCGGGGATGCCGTCGGCCCGGACCCTCTCGATGACCGCGGCGATCCGCTGCGGGGTCGACTGCTGCTCGGCGTTGACCGGCCAGATGTAGGCCTCCTCGAGCCCGGCGTCGCGCGCGAGGTACGAGAACGCCCCCTCGCAGGTGACCAGCACGCGCTCCGCCTCGGGGACGGCGTCGATCTCGGCCACGAGCTCGTCGTAGACCTCCTGCAGCTCGGCCTTGTACGCCTCGCCGTTCGCGGCAAAGTCGGCGGCGTTGTCGGGATCGAGTTCACCGAAGGCGGCGACCATGTTGTCGACGTAGACGGCCGCGTTCAGCGGACTCATCCACGCATGCGGGTTCGGCAGGCCCGCGTACGCGTCACCCGAGATGTCGATGGGCTCCACACCGTCGGAGACGACGACGTGGGGCACGTCCACCGACTCGACGAACTGAGCGAACCACGCCTCCAAGCCCAGCCCGTTGTCGAGGACCAGGTCGGCATCCGCCGCACGGCGGACGTCACCGGGGGTCGGCTCGTACCCGTGGATCTCGGCCCCGACCTTGGTGAGCGACTCGACGCGGAGGTGGTCTCCGGCGACGTTCTGCGCGATGTCGGCGAGCACGGTGAACGTCGTGAGCACGACGGGGCGATCGTCGTCGGCGGGGCTGCCCGCTCCGCCGGAGGCGCACCCCGCGAGCGCGACGGCGAGCGCCAGCATCCCCGTGAGGAGCGCACCGGTGAGCGCCGCACGATTTTTCGGCATACCGAAAAATATAGCGGGACGGGCACGTGCGCGACATCACGATCGGGATGCGGCGGCCCCGCGCTGCCGGCCGTGACGCGCCCGAAGGACTACGATGCCCTCGGCGCGGGGGCGCGGCGAAGGGGGATGTGATGTCGCAGGTGGGTCGATCCGGAAGGCGACGGGCCAGCGCCCGCGTGCGGCGCCGGAGGCGTCTGGTCGCGACGATCGCGGCCACGGTGCTCGTGGTCATCCTGGTCGCGACCGTCACGATCGCGGCACTCACGCGCGGTGCGCCGGCGCCCGCGGCCGACAGCGACACCTCGACGACGCCCGGGCCTTCGGCCGAGCCGACACCCGAACCCACCCCGCTGACGGCGGCCGAGACGCTCCTCGCGGGCACCGACGACCCCAACGCGTGCGCCGTGAGCTTCGCCGGCGACGGCATCGACCAGGCGCCGATCCTGCAGACGCAGGGGACGCTCTACGCGGGCCTACCCATCCCCGGGCGCGACGGCGCGGTCTTCGCCGGCTGGTACGCCACCCCGGAGGACGCCGCGGCCTTCACCGTGCCCGCACGGGTGAACGGGTCGGAGATGGTCGTCTGCACCGACCGGCAGGTGACGCTGCACGGGGCGTGGAAGACCCCCGAGGAGAACGCCGCCGAAGACGCGCGCATCCCCATCCTCATGTACCACCAGTTCACGACGAACCCCAAGGGCGAGAGCGGGTGGCTGCGCGGCAATTACGCCTACATCGGCGACTTCGACGCACACATGAACCACATCGCCACCGGAGGGTTCTACCTTCCGACGTGGGACGAGCTGAGCGCCTTCATCGACGGGCGGCTGTGGCTGCCGAACCGGTCGGTGATCGTCACCGACGATGAC
The Microbacterium sp. SLBN-154 DNA segment above includes these coding regions:
- a CDS encoding polysaccharide deacetylase family protein, with the translated sequence MSQVGRSGRRRASARVRRRRRLVATIAATVLVVILVATVTIAALTRGAPAPAADSDTSTTPGPSAEPTPEPTPLTAAETLLAGTDDPNACAVSFAGDGIDQAPILQTQGTLYAGLPIPGRDGAVFAGWYATPEDAAAFTVPARVNGSEMVVCTDRQVTLHGAWKTPEENAAEDARIPILMYHQFTTNPKGESGWLRGNYAYIGDFDAHMNHIATGGFYLPTWDELSAFIDGRLWLPNRSVIVTDDDADQTWFDLAVPVVDKYQVLSTSFMITADRQDPAPSPYVLRRSHTHDMHQAGANGDGRITNYAVPEIIADMEASAQVLGVKEVMAYPFGHYNETAKEGLRQAGFEMARTIEPGYVTIGTDKLALPTIRINYGMGLDALVNLIG
- a CDS encoding M23 family metallopeptidase, whose protein sequence is MHDDCGCAPTAREKAMLWPDLSRRGLLGLGIVGLAAASALAGPTLAPAFAVDYPTWDDVERAKQNEGAKAAEITRIEGLIAGLAADVAAKQAEAVRAGDEYYEAQQAFFEAAYRADELQRQADEQAVKATDAANKAGRVAAELYRNGGDDTSLELFFAGSAATADDLLAKLGTMDKLVERNRGAYAEAITARDSAQSLSDQAAVQRAERDRLQKEAEQKMVAAQEAAAAAEAALAAQQTHRVELEAQLAALRDTTAKTIADYQAGVEARRKAEEERRRREEEEARARAAEAARLAEEERKRREAQQNSGGGGGGGGGGGGGGGGGGGSGGNGGGVVGTGWARPSSGWRSSGYGARASQCGSQGCSSSFHYGVDLAAGCGAGIFAASAGRVTYSGWNGGYGNFIRIDHGGGIATGYAHLSSIYVGYGQWVNAGQLIGAEGNTGRSFGCHLHFECYVNGATVNPIYFMADRGIGV
- a CDS encoding metal ABC transporter permease produces the protein MTPIDILLEPLQYDFMVRALATTVVAAIVCALLSCWLVLVGWSLMGDAVSHAVLPGVVLAYVVGAPFALGALVFGLLAVALIGLIRGTSRVKEDAAIGIVFTTLFALGLVLISVTPSQTDLSHIIFGNILGISDAEFVQILILAVVAFAVLIVKRRDLTLYAFDPTHAFAIGLSPRVLGALLLGVLALTAVVALQVVGVILVVAMLIIPGATAYLLTDRFGRMLVIAPVVSAAASVIGIYLSYWFDAASGGLVVLVQGAFFTLAYLFAPRQGIIGRRLGARRTSGEVRPLGGQGASPASTRTSEP
- a CDS encoding MarR family winged helix-turn-helix transcriptional regulator; protein product: MTIARQPSALRRALSGYADARSAAFSQARRDLNMGDGDARALMFICERPGVRAADIAAYLGITAAGATALIDRLVERGVATRDYDPDDRRVIRINPAIDLSDAPWSSLCRFDDDFDEAVALRDVAHVEELSTLLEDLTAAVTSR
- a CDS encoding metal ABC transporter ATP-binding protein codes for the protein MTHPIEVSDVTVRYGDVVALRDVSLEVAAGRVTGLIGMNGSGKSTLFAVIVGRLRPDRGTVRIDGADPAPARRRGLVGYVPQSEAVDWTFPVSVRDVVMMGRYGRLGPMRRPGAADRRAVDEALARVELDGLADRQIGRLSGGQRKRAFVARAIAQDAGILLLDEPFAGVDKRSEATIVGLLRDLAGAGRTVLVSTHDLHALPDLADEAVLLMNRVLFHGPVAQALEPATLARAFGLEEQPAQRWPRAEEDTP
- a CDS encoding DUF7882 family protein, producing MGYLYYGSDTQAISMPDRMLAHVKVLAATKLRRNESFTITWRHTDDEAPGRTTLWLHPAIPLRFTFSTVDAEKIDGPLLQRLAAEASSSGGLNLDARMFATSPEPEPQPALTLAAAV
- a CDS encoding metal ABC transporter substrate-binding protein produces the protein MPKNRAALTGALLTGMLALAVALAGCASGGAGSPADDDRPVVLTTFTVLADIAQNVAGDHLRVESLTKVGAEIHGYEPTPGDVRRAADADLVLDNGLGLEAWFAQFVESVDVPHVVVSDGVEPIDISGDAYAGLPNPHAWMSPLNAAVYVDNMVAAFGELDPDNAADFAANGEAYKAELQEVYDELVAEIDAVPEAERVLVTCEGAFSYLARDAGLEEAYIWPVNAEQQSTPQRIAAVIERVRADGIPAVFCESTVSDRPMQQVVEATDAAFGGTLYVDSLSEPDGPVPTYLDLLRHDAELVAAGLRGESG